One genomic region from Esox lucius isolate fEsoLuc1 chromosome 24, fEsoLuc1.pri, whole genome shotgun sequence encodes:
- the LOC117593954 gene encoding butyrophilin-like protein 10 isoform X1, which translates to MKDYLMRVVVYGFLAFPVWAEDTAKVVGQSEQVVAIVGDDVILPCSLRTTIRTVSAVDEVVEWQRPDLKPKEVHFYRNRVDYNDDQNNNYKGRTSLFKEEMKNGNISLKLTGVKLSDAGNYTCFIPTLKSLNQKASVQLSVGAASKPQITVIGVDPMGVILKCEAGGLMYRPEMTWLDSDGNILPVGPTEKETDSDGRYTVRGHVTIQKTDNNKFTCRVLQHQINHKMETEIHVPDKMFPECWSSWRQSYWWAWLIGGLAGGVVGLFYVQSLLKYTFYKINKFEHNRNRDMTDVGDSPVNGVEDGNKEAVQTTGSWRNQLDHGEINWIMEKSTGS; encoded by the exons ATGAAGGATTATTTGATGCGTGTTGTTGTCTACGGTTTTCTGGCATTTCCTGTCTGGGCAGAGGATACAG CTAAAGTTGTTGGCCAGTCAGAACAAGTTGTGGCCATCGTaggtgatgatgtcatcctCCCTTGTTCTCTGAGAACCACCATCAGAACCGTCAGCGCTGTTGATGAAGTAGTAGAGTGGCAGAGACCTGACCTCAAACCTAAAGAGGTGCATTTCTACCGCAACCGTGTTGACTACAATGATGACCAGAATAACAACTACAAAGGAAGGACGTCTCTGTTTAAAGAAGAAATGAAGAACGGGAACATCTCCTTAAAACTGACCGGAGTGAAACTCTCTGATGCTGGAAACTACACCTGCTTTATTCCTACTCTGAAGAGCCTCAACCAGAAAGCCTCTGTTCAACTCAGTGTTG GTGCTGCATCTAAACCACAGATCACTGTGATTGGAGTTGATCCCATGGGAGTCATCCTGAAGTGTGAGGCTGGAGGGTTGATGTACAGACCTGAGATGACCTGGCTGGACAGTGATGGAAACATCCTCCCTGTTGGAcctacagagaaagagacagactcAGATGGTCGCTACACTGTGAGAGGTCATGTGACCATCCAGAAGACTGACAACAACAAGTTCACCTGTAGAGTTCTACAGCATCAGATCAACCacaagatggagacagagattcatgtcccag ATAAAATGTTTCCTGAATGCTGGTCTTCCTGGAGACAGTCCTACTGGTGGGCCTGGCTGATTGGTGGTCTGGCAGGAGGAGTTGTTGGACTTTTTTATGTTCAGTCTCTGTTGAAATATACCTTCTATAAGATCAATAAATTCGAACATAATAGGAACAGAG ATATGACTGATGTTGGGGATTCACCCGTGAATGGAGTTGAGGATGGGAATAAGGAGGCTGTGCAGACTACTGGATCATGGAGAA
- the LOC117593954 gene encoding butyrophilin subfamily 1 member A1-like isoform X2 produces MKDYLMRVVVYGFLAFPVWAEDTAKVVGQSEQVVAIVGDDVILPCSLRTTIRTVSAVDEVVEWQRPDLKPKEVHFYRNRVDYNDDQNNNYKGRTSLFKEEMKNGNISLKLTGVKLSDAGNYTCFIPTLKSLNQKASVQLSVGAASKPQITVIGVDPMGVILKCEAGGLMYRPEMTWLDSDGNILPVGPTEKETDSDGRYTVRGHVTIQKTDNNKFTCRVLQHQINHKMETEIHVPDKMFPECWSSWRQSY; encoded by the exons ATGAAGGATTATTTGATGCGTGTTGTTGTCTACGGTTTTCTGGCATTTCCTGTCTGGGCAGAGGATACAG CTAAAGTTGTTGGCCAGTCAGAACAAGTTGTGGCCATCGTaggtgatgatgtcatcctCCCTTGTTCTCTGAGAACCACCATCAGAACCGTCAGCGCTGTTGATGAAGTAGTAGAGTGGCAGAGACCTGACCTCAAACCTAAAGAGGTGCATTTCTACCGCAACCGTGTTGACTACAATGATGACCAGAATAACAACTACAAAGGAAGGACGTCTCTGTTTAAAGAAGAAATGAAGAACGGGAACATCTCCTTAAAACTGACCGGAGTGAAACTCTCTGATGCTGGAAACTACACCTGCTTTATTCCTACTCTGAAGAGCCTCAACCAGAAAGCCTCTGTTCAACTCAGTGTTG GTGCTGCATCTAAACCACAGATCACTGTGATTGGAGTTGATCCCATGGGAGTCATCCTGAAGTGTGAGGCTGGAGGGTTGATGTACAGACCTGAGATGACCTGGCTGGACAGTGATGGAAACATCCTCCCTGTTGGAcctacagagaaagagacagactcAGATGGTCGCTACACTGTGAGAGGTCATGTGACCATCCAGAAGACTGACAACAACAAGTTCACCTGTAGAGTTCTACAGCATCAGATCAACCacaagatggagacagagattcatgtcccag ATAAAATGTTTCCTGAATGCTGGTCTTCCTGGAGACAGTCCTACTG A